TCCCCGTTGGACGAAGACGAGGTGCGCGAGCTCTCCCAGTATATCCCGGAATGGACCATCGAAGGAGATAAGATCACCCGCAAGCTCAAGTTTGCGAACTTTGCAGAGGCCATGGCCTTCGTCAACAATGTCGCGGACGAGGCTGAAGCGGCGGACCACCACCCGGACATCACCATCTCGTACAACAAGGTAAGCCTGTCTCTGTCCACCCACAAGATCGGCGGACTGTCCCGCAATGACTTCATCCTGGCCGCACGGATCGACCGACACGCTGGGTCTTGATCCTTCCAGGCGCCAAGCGGCCCCGGAGTAGCATACGATGACCCGTTTTGAACTCAAGGGCGCGACGGCGCTTGTCACCGGTGCGGCGAAGCGTCTCGGGATGCACTGCGCTTTGGCCCTGGCCGAGCGTGGCTGCAACGTGGTGGTTCATTATCACACGTCGGCGGAGGATGCCGAGGGACTTTGCAGGAGACTGAGCGGGGAATTGAAGGTCGGCGCATGGGCCGTTGCCGCGG
This region of Armatimonadota bacterium genomic DNA includes:
- a CDS encoding 4a-hydroxytetrahydrobiopterin dehydratase produces the protein MPIEEIGREASPLDEDEVRELSQYIPEWTIEGDKITRKLKFANFAEAMAFVNNVADEAEAADHHPDITISYNKVSLSLSTHKIGGLSRNDFILAARIDRHAGS